In one window of Musa acuminata AAA Group cultivar baxijiao chromosome BXJ3-2, Cavendish_Baxijiao_AAA, whole genome shotgun sequence DNA:
- the LOC135584926 gene encoding patatin-like protein 2 isoform X1 — protein sequence MASDQTPPATTDAPISTPPPSFGKRVTVLCIDGGGVRGLIPATIIAFLEAELQKLDGPEARIADYFDVIAGTSTGGLVTAMLTAPNKEKRPLFAAKDIIQFYLDHSPKIFPQKKFGCSAGLFNSALNLVGAVSGPKYDGKYLHAKIQELLGDTRLSQTLTNVVIPTFDIKLLQPTVFSTYQTKSTPLKDALLSDICIGTSAAPTYLPGHYFETKDDNGNKRSFNLVDGGVAANNPTLTAMTEVSKEILLSNPDFFSYQPVEYDRFLVISLGTGAPKQEEKFTAQESAKWGVLGWLLNKGTTPLIDIFTQASADMVDIHASVLFQALNKGKNYLRIEDDTLTGQTSSVDVSTKKNLQDLVDIGNSLLKKPVSRVNIETGQSEAVDGEGTNEAALTGFAKKLSDEKRRRQSKQLTSSDATQH from the exons ATGGCCAGCGACCAGACACCTCCGGCCACCACCGACGCCCCAATCTCAACCCCTCCGCCGTCTTTCGGGAAGCGGGTCACCGTTCTCTGCATCGATGGAGGCGGGGTGCGAGGATTGATCCCCGCCACCATCATCGCCTTCCTCGAAGCCGAGCTCCAA AAGCTGGATGGACCGGAGGCGAGGATAGCAGACTACTTCGACGTGATCGCCGGAACCAGCACCGGTGGCCTCGTGACCGCGATGCTTACAGCTCCTAACAAGGAGAAGAGGCCACTGTTTGCTGCCAAGGACATCATCCAGTTCTATCTGGACCACAGCCCCAAGATTTTTCCTCAGAAGAA ATTTGGTTGCAGTGCTGGTTTGTTCAACTCGGCACTGAACCTTGTGGGTGCCGTCTCTGGACCCAAGTACGATGGCAAGTATCTCCACGCCAAAATCCAAGAGCTGTTGGGCGACACAAGACTTAGTCAAACATTAACCAACGTCGTCATCCCTACCTTTGACATCAAGCTTTTGCAGCCCACCGTCTTTTCCACGTACCAG ACAAAGAGTACACCATTGAAGGACGCTCTTCTGTCGGACATATGCATCGGCACATCTGCAGCACCAACCTATCTTCCTGGACATTATTTTGAGACCAAAGATGATAACGGGAATAAGAGGAGCTTCAATCTCGTCGATGGCGGTGTGGCAGCAAACAATCCA ACTTTGACAGCCATGACGGAAGTCTCCAAGGAGATCCTCCTGAGTAATCCAGATTTCTTCTCGTACCAGCCGGTGGAGTATGATAGGTTTTTGGTCATCTCTCTGGGAACGGGAGCACCCAAGCAAGAGGAGAAGTTTACCGCTCAGGAGAGTGCAAAGTGGGGCGTGCTCGGGTGGTTGTTGAACAAGGGCACGACTCCTTTGATCGATATTTTTACTCAGGCGAGCGCAGACATGGTGGACATCCACGCATCCGTCCTTTTCCAAGCCCTCAACAAAGGGAAGAACTACCTACGCATAGAG GATGATACTTTGACCGGACAAACATCATCGGTGGACGTCTCGACGAAGAAGAACTTGCAAGATCTGGTTGACATCGGCAATAGCCTCCTCAAGAAGCCGGTGTCGAGGGTGAACATAGAGACGGGTCAGTCCGAGGCGGTGGACGGGGAGGGAACCAACGAGGCCGCTCTTACTGGCTTCGCCAAGAAGCTGTCGGACGAGAAGCGGCGCAGGCAATCCAAACAACTTACTTCTTCCGACGCCACGCAGCACTAG
- the LOC135584926 gene encoding patatin-like protein 2 isoform X2, with amino-acid sequence MASDQTPPATTDAPISTPPPSFGKRVTVLCIDGGGVRGLIPATIIAFLEAELQKLDGPEARIADYFDVIAGTSTGGLVTAMLTAPNKEKRPLFAAKDIIQFYLDHSPKIFPQKNAGLFNSALNLVGAVSGPKYDGKYLHAKIQELLGDTRLSQTLTNVVIPTFDIKLLQPTVFSTYQTKSTPLKDALLSDICIGTSAAPTYLPGHYFETKDDNGNKRSFNLVDGGVAANNPTLTAMTEVSKEILLSNPDFFSYQPVEYDRFLVISLGTGAPKQEEKFTAQESAKWGVLGWLLNKGTTPLIDIFTQASADMVDIHASVLFQALNKGKNYLRIEDDTLTGQTSSVDVSTKKNLQDLVDIGNSLLKKPVSRVNIETGQSEAVDGEGTNEAALTGFAKKLSDEKRRRQSKQLTSSDATQH; translated from the exons ATGGCCAGCGACCAGACACCTCCGGCCACCACCGACGCCCCAATCTCAACCCCTCCGCCGTCTTTCGGGAAGCGGGTCACCGTTCTCTGCATCGATGGAGGCGGGGTGCGAGGATTGATCCCCGCCACCATCATCGCCTTCCTCGAAGCCGAGCTCCAA AAGCTGGATGGACCGGAGGCGAGGATAGCAGACTACTTCGACGTGATCGCCGGAACCAGCACCGGTGGCCTCGTGACCGCGATGCTTACAGCTCCTAACAAGGAGAAGAGGCCACTGTTTGCTGCCAAGGACATCATCCAGTTCTATCTGGACCACAGCCCCAAGATTTTTCCTCAGAAGAA TGCTGGTTTGTTCAACTCGGCACTGAACCTTGTGGGTGCCGTCTCTGGACCCAAGTACGATGGCAAGTATCTCCACGCCAAAATCCAAGAGCTGTTGGGCGACACAAGACTTAGTCAAACATTAACCAACGTCGTCATCCCTACCTTTGACATCAAGCTTTTGCAGCCCACCGTCTTTTCCACGTACCAG ACAAAGAGTACACCATTGAAGGACGCTCTTCTGTCGGACATATGCATCGGCACATCTGCAGCACCAACCTATCTTCCTGGACATTATTTTGAGACCAAAGATGATAACGGGAATAAGAGGAGCTTCAATCTCGTCGATGGCGGTGTGGCAGCAAACAATCCA ACTTTGACAGCCATGACGGAAGTCTCCAAGGAGATCCTCCTGAGTAATCCAGATTTCTTCTCGTACCAGCCGGTGGAGTATGATAGGTTTTTGGTCATCTCTCTGGGAACGGGAGCACCCAAGCAAGAGGAGAAGTTTACCGCTCAGGAGAGTGCAAAGTGGGGCGTGCTCGGGTGGTTGTTGAACAAGGGCACGACTCCTTTGATCGATATTTTTACTCAGGCGAGCGCAGACATGGTGGACATCCACGCATCCGTCCTTTTCCAAGCCCTCAACAAAGGGAAGAACTACCTACGCATAGAG GATGATACTTTGACCGGACAAACATCATCGGTGGACGTCTCGACGAAGAAGAACTTGCAAGATCTGGTTGACATCGGCAATAGCCTCCTCAAGAAGCCGGTGTCGAGGGTGAACATAGAGACGGGTCAGTCCGAGGCGGTGGACGGGGAGGGAACCAACGAGGCCGCTCTTACTGGCTTCGCCAAGAAGCTGTCGGACGAGAAGCGGCGCAGGCAATCCAAACAACTTACTTCTTCCGACGCCACGCAGCACTAG